The genomic segment TATTTTATCCAATAAACTCAATCTCTTGTTGCCTTTCGGTCCTCTAGCAATATTGGTCCACTATATGATAGATAGTAAGGTAAAGAGATTGTTAACTAGTGCACTACTACTAGTGGTTTCGATTTCTTGTCTCTAAGTGTTGTATCTCTTGCCTCAGGGGTGGGTGTTCTTGCTGAGCTTGATAGGCATTACACCATTGGCTGAACGTCTCGGATATGCCACAGAGTAAGCGCTTGTAGCACAAACTTACCCTACCATCACTTGTAGCACTTGTGAGACTTATGTGTGTTTTTGAAACAGGCAACTGGCTTTTTACACGGGTCCCACTGGTATGACTTGGTTCTTCTGAAACAGGCacttcctttttctttctttcatgatttttttttttgacatgaTGTAAGAAATTTTTTACAGTTGGAGGTCTTCTAAATGCTACGTTCGGGAATGTGACTGAGCTGATCATATCGATATTCGCTTTGAAAAATGGAATGATACGTGTTGTTCAGCAGACATTACTAGGATCCATTCTGTCTAACATGTTGCTTGTACTTGGCTGCGCTTTCTTCTGCGGAGGGCTTGTGTTTCACCAGAAAGACCAAGTCTTTGACAAAGTCAGTAGTTATCCTTATCCCCACACTTCAATgtattctccttttttttttctttaccgGGTCTTGTACTTTCTGCGTCCAGGGAATAGCAGTTGTGAATTCAGGATTGCTTTTGATGGCTGTCATGGGGATACTCTTCCCTGCTGTTCTTTACTACACGCATAGCGAGGTTCATGCCGGATCATCAGAGCTGGCCCTGTCAAGGTTCAGCAGTTGCATAATGCTTATAGCCTATGCCGCTTACCTTTTCTTCCAGTTAAAGAGCCAGTCTAGTTCTTATAGCCCTCTTGAAGaggtttgtttgttgttgttcaaAATATTGGTTTGTGTAGTTGTTGTTTTTGACCAGGACTTACCGTCTTACTTGATATATGATGTAAACTCTAGGAAACGAACCAGACCGAAGAGACATGTGCTGAAGATGAAGATCCAGAGATCTCTAAGTGGGAAGCTATAATATGGCTCTCAATCTTGACTGCTTGGGTCTCTCTTCTCTCTGGCTATCTTGTTGATGCCATTGAGGTAATAAATCAACGTTTCTTTTCTCTAGTTAACTAACTTTGGCTAGAGTTTATTCAATTAATTCAACTTGTGGCATATGGTCTCTATGCAACAGGGTGCATCGGTTTCTTGGAACATACCAATAGCCTTCATCAGTGTCATATTGCTTCCTATCGTTGGGAATGCAGCGGAGCATGCAGGAGCTATTATGTTTGCCATGAAAGATAAACTGGTAGACAGATTAGTTCTTGAGAGTTGTAACATCTATAGGCCTCCTCTCTTTATTCTCAGTTTGATTTTAGacacctttttttctttttttacatcTACAGGATCTGTCATTAGGTGTGGCTATTGGTTCCTCTATCCAGATCTCCATGTTCGTGGTATGTGACATTAAATACATTTTTGCAAAGAGCAGTAGGGCCAACAAAGCTTGCTCAAATAATCTCTTGTTGCTGGTTGGTATTGTTAGGTCCCGTTCTGTGTGGTGATTGGATGGATGATGGGTGAGCAGATGGACCTCAACTTCCAGCTCTTTGAGACGGCAATGCTGTTCATAACTGTGATAGTTGTAGCTTTTTTCCTCCAGGTGGGTTTGGTTTAAGTCACCACCTTTTAGAGTGACAcggaaaaaacaaaacaatgacTGATGATCATCTATCTAATATGTAAAACACAACAGGAAGGGACATCGAATTACTTCAAAGGATTGATGCTCATTCTTTGTTACTTGATAGTTGCTGCCAGTTTCTTTGTACACGAAGATCCTCACCAAGGTTAGTTGGTTGGTTCATTAGTGATTAATAATACCAGAATTCGCTGCAATTTCTCCATGATCTGTTGTTgttcatttattattattattattggttAGATGGTATATAAGCTCCGTGGAAGAGTCTGGTGGAAGCAAAGCTGGGTCTTAATTACACGCTGATGATTCCATGAACACGAAGTTTTGAGGGGAGAAATGCTAAAGATGTAAACCTGATTCTAATGTGGTTTTTCCATAAACTTGAATTTGTTTAACTTTTCAAAGTTAATTCCTCTTGGCATTCCCTTAGTCCCTTAGAAGGTTGCACGTTTTGTTTATCTGCTGTGTCATAAGTTCGAAGATTTGTTTCTCGTGTTCTTGCTGTCACGTTGCTCTGACTTGTAATGAACAACAAGCAACCatgtttcgatttttttttttaaatttccgAGAACACATTTAGTTAATTAACATTCGTTGTGGAGTATGTAAAGTTGTAAACCGAAACCAAGGTTTTAAGGTCTTTCATTACATCTGTTGGggcataaaataaaaaatagtatataacaAATGTAAGAGTACAAAAGATGTATTTGGCTCATTCTAAAGAGTATTATTCTTATTGTCAAACTGAATTTCTGCAACACAGAATCAAGCAAAGTACGAGGACGAGGATGATGTATCAGCCAAAACCTGCAAATGTTGGCACATTATTTCTTTAATCTAAATTTGTTTGATAGTGTGAAGTAGACATGTAGAAGTTTCCTTGTTTATGCATTTTATTAATCAAGGAGAAAACACGTGAATTTCCAAAGGCATTACCTCAAGTTGTTCTTCAGTGAAGGAGTCTTTCTGGATGTTCCATGTATCT from the Raphanus sativus cultivar WK10039 unplaced genomic scaffold, ASM80110v3 Scaffold0680, whole genome shotgun sequence genome contains:
- the LOC130502724 gene encoding vacuolar cation/proton exchanger 2, with the translated sequence MSHCKVPAFIEAQVEMGSVNELEQKSLFRREDDATQIKAASLMEQGSLSPSFHEHTTAKSPKNSVVMSIKIVILSNKLNLLLPFGPLAILVHYMIDSKGWVFLLSLIGITPLAERLGYATEQLAFYTGPTVGGLLNATFGNVTELIISIFALKNGMIRVVQQTLLGSILSNMLLVLGCAFFCGGLVFHQKDQVFDKGIAVVNSGLLLMAVMGILFPAVLYYTHSEVHAGSSELALSRFSSCIMLIAYAAYLFFQLKSQSSSYSPLEEETNQTEETCAEDEDPEISKWEAIIWLSILTAWVSLLSGYLVDAIEGASVSWNIPIAFISVILLPIVGNAAEHAGAIMFAMKDKLDLSLGVAIGSSIQISMFVVPFCVVIGWMMGEQMDLNFQLFETAMLFITVIVVAFFLQEGTSNYFKGLMLILCYLIVAASFFVHEDPHQDGI